The Hemicordylus capensis ecotype Gifberg chromosome 6, rHemCap1.1.pri, whole genome shotgun sequence genome window below encodes:
- the UFSP1 gene encoding inactive Ufm1-specific protease 1, with the protein MSLLSDVHLGLPFPAPPDRLQLISGSYHFCHYGCDGVDDRGWGCGYRTLQTVCSWLAEAGAGGVACRRVPSLKRIQDSLVEMGDKPPSFAGSRDWIGTVEAALCIDHFYHVPGRLVHVPCGRDLERELETLYAHFEGGGGPVMMGGDRDNSSKGLLGVCSSPKGHHLLVLDPHYYGPAGSLGKSELQARGWVCWRALGCFFQEGSFYNLCLPQFRPGGQPV; encoded by the coding sequence ATGTCTCTGCTCTCCGATGTGCATCTGGGCCTTCCCTTCCCAGCCCCTCCAGACCGACTGCAGCTCATCTCTGGCTCCTACCACTTTTGCCATTATGGCTGCGATGGCGTGGATGACCGAGGGTGGGGCTGCGGCTACCGTACACTGCAGACGGTTTGCTCCTGGCTGGCGGAGGCTGGTGCTGGCGGGGTAGCTTGCCGGCGTGTCCCATCCCTGAAGCGGATCCAGGACTCCTTGGTGGAGATGGGAGACAAGCCCCCTTCGTTCGCTGGCTCCCGGGATTGGATCGGCACTGTGGAAGCAGCCCTGTGCATAGACCACTTCTATCATGTGCCAGGCAGGCTGGTGCATGTTCCCTGTGGCCGAGACTTGGAAAGGGAGCTGGAGACCTTGTATGCCCATTTTGAGGGAGGAGGCGGCCCTGTCATGATGGGAGGAGACCGAGACAACTCCTCCAAAGGCTTGCTGGGCGTCTGCTCCAGCCCCAAAGGACACCACCTCCTGGTCCTCGATCCACACTACTATGGGCCAGCAGGGTCTCTTGGGAAGAGCGAGCTGCAGGCGAGGGGGTGGGTCTGCTGGAGGGCGCTGGGCTGCTTCTTCCAGGAGGGCTCCTTCTACAATCTCTGCCTGCCCCAGTTCAGGCCAGGAGGACAGCCTGTGTGA